A window from Streptomyces sp. NBC_00271 encodes these proteins:
- a CDS encoding Ms4533A family Cys-rich leader peptide, protein MWSSHAVRRAAIELALIGVTALCVADIHCR, encoded by the coding sequence ATGTGGTCTAGTCATGCTGTCCGTCGCGCCGCCATCGAGCTGGCGCTGATCGGCGTGACCGCGCTCTGCGTCGCAGACATCCACTGTCGCTGA
- a CDS encoding ABC transporter substrate-binding protein: protein MRQPSVIARRVAAASVTLVVAAGAAACGPKDNDAKGAGGDSKPQKGGTLTVLNANPQEDFDPARLYTSGGGNVPSLVFRTLTTRNRESGSAGAKVVPDLATDTGRPSENATVWTYTLKKGLKYEDGTPITSADIKYGIERSFAAELSGGAPYLRDWLIGGADYQGPYKDKKGLASIETPDDLTIVFHLNKPEGEFPYLATQTQFTPVPKAKDNGTKYEEHPISSGPYKVVKNENDGERLTLERNTYWSAATDAERKAYPDKIDVRSGLDSSVINQRLSASQGADAAAVTTDTNLGPAELAKVTGDKALAARVGTGHFGYTNYIAFNPKVKPFDDPKVRQAIAYAVDRSSVINAAGGSSLAEAATTYLPNQKSFGYTPYDHFPAGASGNPAKAKELLKEAGHPNGITVTLTHSNDKDFETSPEIATALQDALKKAGITVKLQGLEINDYKDKIHSVKSEPGFFLAHWGADWPSGGPFLAPIFDGRQIVKDGANFNTGFLDDKSVNGEIDAINKLTNLDEAAQRWGALDKKIGEQALTVPLFHPVYKRLYGSAVKNIVISDWTGVLDISQVAVK, encoded by the coding sequence ATGCGTCAACCGTCCGTCATAGCCCGCCGCGTGGCCGCGGCATCCGTCACCCTGGTCGTGGCAGCGGGCGCGGCCGCCTGCGGGCCGAAGGACAACGATGCCAAGGGCGCCGGTGGCGACTCCAAGCCGCAGAAGGGAGGCACGCTCACCGTCCTCAACGCCAACCCGCAGGAGGACTTCGACCCGGCGCGCCTCTACACCTCCGGCGGCGGCAACGTTCCCTCCCTCGTCTTCCGTACGCTGACCACGCGCAACCGCGAGAGCGGGTCCGCCGGCGCCAAGGTCGTCCCGGACCTCGCCACCGACACCGGCCGCCCGAGCGAGAACGCGACCGTGTGGACGTACACCCTGAAGAAGGGCCTCAAGTACGAGGACGGTACGCCGATCACCTCCGCCGACATCAAGTACGGCATCGAGCGTTCCTTCGCGGCCGAGCTCTCCGGCGGAGCGCCCTACCTGCGGGACTGGCTCATCGGCGGAGCCGACTACCAGGGGCCGTACAAGGACAAGAAGGGCCTCGCTTCGATCGAGACCCCGGACGACCTGACCATCGTCTTCCACCTGAACAAGCCCGAGGGCGAGTTCCCCTACCTCGCCACGCAGACGCAGTTCACGCCCGTCCCGAAGGCCAAGGACAACGGCACGAAGTACGAGGAGCACCCGATCTCCTCCGGCCCGTACAAGGTCGTCAAGAACGAGAACGACGGCGAGCGGCTCACCCTGGAGCGCAACACCTACTGGTCCGCGGCCACCGACGCCGAGCGCAAGGCCTACCCGGACAAGATCGACGTACGGTCGGGCCTGGACTCCTCCGTGATCAACCAGCGGCTGTCCGCGTCCCAGGGCGCGGATGCCGCCGCCGTCACCACGGACACCAACCTCGGCCCGGCCGAGCTGGCCAAGGTGACGGGTGACAAGGCGCTGGCGGCACGCGTCGGCACCGGGCACTTCGGCTACACCAACTACATCGCCTTCAACCCGAAGGTGAAGCCGTTCGACGACCCGAAGGTGCGGCAGGCGATCGCGTACGCCGTCGACCGTTCGTCGGTGATCAACGCGGCCGGTGGTTCGTCGCTGGCCGAGGCCGCGACCACGTACCTGCCGAACCAGAAGTCCTTCGGCTACACGCCCTACGACCACTTCCCGGCGGGCGCGTCCGGCAACCCGGCCAAGGCCAAGGAACTGCTGAAGGAGGCCGGTCACCCGAACGGGATCACCGTCACCCTCACGCACTCCAACGACAAGGACTTCGAGACCAGCCCGGAGATCGCGACCGCCCTCCAGGACGCCCTGAAGAAGGCCGGGATCACGGTCAAGCTCCAGGGCCTGGAGATCAACGACTACAAGGACAAGATCCACAGCGTCAAGAGCGAGCCGGGCTTCTTCCTCGCCCACTGGGGTGCCGACTGGCCCTCCGGCGGCCCCTTCCTGGCCCCGATCTTCGACGGCCGCCAGATCGTCAAGGACGGCGCCAACTTCAACACCGGCTTCCTCGACGACAAGTCCGTCAACGGCGAGATCGACGCGATCAACAAGTTGACGAATCTCGACGAGGCCGCCCAGCGTTGGGGCGCACTGGACAAGAAGATCGGCGAGCAGGCCCTGACCGTGCCGCTGTTCCACCCCGTCTACAAGCGCCTGTACGGCAGCGCGGTCAAGAACATCGTGATCAGCGACTGGACCGGCGTGCTGGACATCTCCCAGGTCGCGGTGAAGTAG